A genome region from Eurosta solidaginis isolate ZX-2024a chromosome 2, ASM4086904v1, whole genome shotgun sequence includes the following:
- the LOC137242013 gene encoding uncharacterized protein has protein sequence MADETDSSISEIGDQESSPVDCSFVIGSGASAITIGAHKSILSRASTVFERMFNGNYKEADASTNIPLPNVSDITDFKIVLDYIYGKKYSLKYLNLKRLKHIAYLADYYWLGKLLTECHDTIVIKAKEEHVSLHDYVQIYEYQRKLRRQITYFKYINDTCIYESAFPYESKELTSNTSIYDLQPVLFYDLLKKIDSKFKEIERFCLIENYGKIHGLKMDGVALNKIEMVDDSPKAHSEDLNSGNTLKQMFHLINFENMTVNEFKMGPAVSELWLVSANEKLRILLSCKRN, from the exons ATGGCTGACGAGACTGACTCAag taTTTCCGAAATAGGCGATCAAGAGTCCTCGCCCGTTGATTGCAGTTTTGTGATTGGGTCAGGAGCAAGCGCCATAACCATTGGAGCACATAAATCTATACTCTCACGCGCTTCTACCGTTTTTGAAAGAATGTTCAATGGCAATTACAAAGAAGCAGACGCCAGCACCAACATACCACTGCCTAACGTATCTGATATCACCGACTTCAAAATAGTGTTGGACTATATATATGGAAAAAAATATTCCCTTAAATACTTAAACTTGAAACGTTTGAAACATATAGCTTACTTGGCAGATTATTATTGGCTGGGGAAACTTCTAACTGAATGCCATGATACAATCGTAATAAAAGCTAAGGAAGAACATGTAAGCTTGCATGATTATGTTCAAATTTATGAATATCAAAGGAAACTTAGACGACAGATAACTTACTTCAAATATATAAATGATACATGTATTTATGAGAGTGCCTTTCCTTATGAATCTAAGGAATTAACAAGTAATACATCTATATACGACTTGCAACCTGTGCTTTTCTACgatctactaaaaaaaattgattctaaATTCAAAGAAATCGAACGTTTTTGTTTGATAGAAAACTACGGCAAAATACACGGACTGAAAATGGATGGTGTtgcattaaataaaattgaaatggtTGATGATTCACCCAAAGCTCATTCTGAAGATCTAAATTCAGGAAATACTTTGAAACAAATGTTTCATTTAATAAATTTTGAGAATATGACTGTCAACGAGTTTAAAATGGGTCCAGCTGTTTCTGAATTATGGCTTGTGAGTGCTAACGAAAAATTGCGTATTTTGCTTTCTTGTAAACGGAATTAG